A stretch of DNA from Aliarcobacter thereius LMG 24486:
ATTGATGCAGTTGCAGAAAAAAGTGGTTTAACAAAAAAAGACTCAAAAGCTGCTGTTGATGCTGTATTGGAAACTATTACAGAAGCTTTAGTTAAAAAAGATTCGGTTGCATTTGTTGGATTTGGAACATTCTTAGTAGGACAAAGAGCTGCTAGAGTTGCACAAGTTCCAGGAACTGGAAAAACTGTAAATGTACCTGCTACAACTGTTGCTAAATTTAAAGTTGGAAAAGCTTTAAAAGAAGCAGTTGCTAGTTCTAAATAATTAGATAATTAAATCTATTTAGCCACTTCAGAGATGAAGTGGTTTTAATTATTAAACAAGCCCAACTTTACCAACAACTTTACCTAAGATTTGAATAGTATCAAGTTCACTTTTTTGTATTATTTCACTATTATAGTTTTTGTTATCACTTATTAACTCTATTGAACCATCAATTTTTAAAGATACTCTTTTTACAAACAATCCTATATTTGTAGATACTATAAATATTCCACCTTTTGAGATATCTGTATTATCTTTATCAAATAAAATTATCTCTTTATCATTTAGTGTTGGCTCCATTGAATCACCAGTTACATTTAAAGCAATAATAGATTCAGTTTTACTAGAGTTTGATTTATATAAAGAGTTTAATATATTTTTATCAATATTTAGATACTCAAAATTCTCATCATAATTAAATCCCCCTCCTCCAGCACTTGCATTTATATTTATAAAGTGTTTTACTCTTATATATTTTTCTGTTTGTTCTTCTAGTGATTTTGGAAGTTGATCAAATAAAACCCAATTAATAGAAATTTTTCTTTTTGCACAAAACTTTGCAATTTGTTCATAAGGAATAGAATTTTTCTTTTTCATAATAGATAATGACTCTTTAGATATATTTAAAGAAGCTGCTACATCTTTATCAAATACTTTTTTATTATCTAATTCATTTGATAATATATCTTTTAATTTATCAATAATCTCATTAATATGCATATCTTACCTTTTTAGTTAAATATTATTTAACTTTTTAATTCATCTGTGCAATTATAATTATAATTTCTTTAATTAATATTATTATGGAATTAAATATGAAGATACATTTAGATTTAGATTGTTACTTTGTAAGTGCAGAAAGAACTAGATACCCTTTTCTAAAAGGAAAGAATGTTGTTGTTGCAAAAAGTAGTGATAAAAAAATATTTTCAAATGAGAAAAAGCAAAGTGTTTTATTAGGTGATACAGGAGCCTTTAATAGTGTTTTAGAGTTTAAAAACTCTTATGACACTAATAATATATTAAAAGCATGGAGAGATGAGTTTTTAGATGAAAATGGTGAAATTCATGGAATAGTAATTGCAAAAAGTTATGAATGTAAACCTTATGGCATAAAAACAGGCACACCCTTAAGAGAAGCTATACACATGTGTCCAAACTTAATTATAATTCCTAGTGATCATCTGTTTTATCAACAACTTTCTCAAAAGCTAAAAACCTATTTAGAGTTTAAAATACCAGTACTTGAACAATACTCAATTGATGAGTTCTTTGGAGATTTAAATGGTTGGGTTAAAAATAATGATACATTAGAATTTATCAAAGATCTAAGAGATGATATAAAAGATAAATTTGATTTACCAATTACAATTGCAGGAAGTAAAAGTAAATGGATAGCAAAACTCTTAACTGATTGTGTAAAACCATTTGGAGTAATTGCTTTAGAGCAAGAAAAAGTATATGAATATACAAATCATATTAGTGTAAATGATTTTCCAGGTATTGGAAGAGCAATTAGTAAAAAGTTAGCTGATTATAGAGTTAAAACATTAGGAGAATTAAGAGCTAGACCAAATTTATTATACTTATATGGTAAAACAGGAGTTGAATTATATGAAAGAATTTGTGGAACTGATAACGACAAAGTAATACCATATAATGATAGAAGAGGTATTGGAATTAGTAGAAACTTTAAAGCCACTATAGACAGAAATGAAATATATAGAAGAGTAATGATACTTGCTAGATATCTTAGTTATACAATTTCAAAACTAAAATTAAATCCAACAACATTTTATTTTAAAATAAGATATGAGTATGGAGTTAAAAACCATCAATCAATTAGTGAGAATAGACTATTTAATGAAAAGTTTTTAATAGATTTAGCACTAAAAATGTTTCAAAAACTAGATACTAGAAAAAACTATAAAATACACTATCTAGCAATTAGTGCATCAAACTTTGCAACAAACCATAATATAAAAACCTTCTCAGTAATAGAGTATGAAAAAGATCTAAAATATAAAGCACTAAATGAAAAGCTAATAAAGATAAGAGACAAATATGGTGTTGATATAGTTAGGTATGCAAGGGAGAATCAGGTGTGAGTTTGTTTGTCATAGCATCAATTGGGATATTTAATGAATCATTGATAAAATTTACAATAAGTAAAAGACAATAACCACTTAAATACAAAGATAAAATTTGACAAATGTGTACACCAAAATAGTTTTGTCAATTTGACAAATGTGTACAGGTTAAGCTTTTTGTCAAATCTTAAAAATATTATGGAAGATTTAAAAGTTTTTGTTAATTCTGCACTTTGGTAATATACACTTCCTCTCATATTACTTACTCCTTTTTTAAAAGGTATTCATAATTTGTTTTGAGTATATTTTTTGTTTATGTTTTTTTTAAGTACAGGTCTATATAAAAAGGCTTGAATATGTTAAAAAACTAATGAGACTTTTTATCTTTTTTACTTTTTAAATATTCATTATGTCCAAGGGTATATGTTATTCCTATAAAAGCAATAATCCCTAATATTATAAAAATTTCCATATATTATCCTTTTTTGAATATCTCTAATTAATACAAAATTATATCAAAATTTATTTAATACCATAATTTCTATTTTTTTGTTTTCCTATCTCTAAATCATAGGTTTGTGTTAAGTCCATCTATTTTTATTTTTACTTGTAAAAACATCAAATCAAGATTAGCATTTGCAATGTAGCTGCTAATATCACTTCAAAAGAGCTTTTCTCTCTTACTACTTAAACAAATAAGTAGCTAAACAGTTTTATAAAGACTGTGAACTTTACATATAACAAAATATGCTTCATAGTTTTTAATTAGTCTAGTTATAAAAGATTCTAGTAAACTTTAAATATCTAGCTTGGCTTTAGATCATTGTTCCAACTCAATGCTTGTGAATACAAGTTAATTTTTAATAAGAAAATTATGATGAAATTATAGTTGATATTTTGTAAAATGCAGTTGCTATTAGTTTATATTTTATAGTTGCAAATTTATTTGCCACTGTTTCCTTATTTTTATAAAACTATCTCAA
This window harbors:
- a CDS encoding DNA polymerase Y family protein; its protein translation is MKIHLDLDCYFVSAERTRYPFLKGKNVVVAKSSDKKIFSNEKKQSVLLGDTGAFNSVLEFKNSYDTNNILKAWRDEFLDENGEIHGIVIAKSYECKPYGIKTGTPLREAIHMCPNLIIIPSDHLFYQQLSQKLKTYLEFKIPVLEQYSIDEFFGDLNGWVKNNDTLEFIKDLRDDIKDKFDLPITIAGSKSKWIAKLLTDCVKPFGVIALEQEKVYEYTNHISVNDFPGIGRAISKKLADYRVKTLGELRARPNLLYLYGKTGVELYERICGTDNDKVIPYNDRRGIGISRNFKATIDRNEIYRRVMILARYLSYTISKLKLNPTTFYFKIRYEYGVKNHQSISENRLFNEKFLIDLALKMFQKLDTRKNYKIHYLAISASNFATNHNIKTFSVIEYEKDLKYKALNEKLIKIRDKYGVDIVRYARENQV
- a CDS encoding LexA family transcriptional regulator, with the translated sequence MHINEIIDKLKDILSNELDNKKVFDKDVAASLNISKESLSIMKKKNSIPYEQIAKFCAKRKISINWVLFDQLPKSLEEQTEKYIRVKHFININASAGGGGFNYDENFEYLNIDKNILNSLYKSNSSKTESIIALNVTGDSMEPTLNDKEIILFDKDNTDISKGGIFIVSTNIGLFVKRVSLKIDGSIELISDNKNYNSEIIQKSELDTIQILGKVVGKVGLV
- a CDS encoding HU family DNA-binding protein; protein product: MNKNEFIDAVAEKSGLTKKDSKAAVDAVLETITEALVKKDSVAFVGFGTFLVGQRAARVAQVPGTGKTVNVPATTVAKFKVGKALKEAVASSK